The DNA window GCTGGCGCGGCGCGTCGGCAAGCTTACCGCCCTGGCGCGACCGGAGAATACAGACTTTCTCTGGCATCCCTCGGTGGAACTGCTCGGCCGCTCGGCGCTGGAGTATTGCGATCCGGTCAATGTGATCGCGGTGTTGCTGACCGGCATGGGCTACGATGGCGCGCAGGCGTTCGCCGATCTCAAGCAGCGCGGCGCCCGGACCATCGCCGAATCGGAGGCGACCGCGGTGGTTTTCGGCATGCCTGCCGAATTGATCGCGCGCGGCGGGGCAACCTTGACGTTGCCCGCCGAGCGCATCGCCGATCAGATTCGGATCTGGGTTGAGCGATAACGCGACGGAACTCACGCCATGGCACTGAAAAAAGCACATCAGCCACCAACCGCAACCGCTGACGAACGCACCTTGCCGCGCGATCTGCCGGGATTGGTACAGGCATTGTCCGCACCCGATCCACTGGCGCGGCGCTGGGCGGCGCGCGATCTGGCCGAGTATCCCGAGTCCTCTCCGACACTGGTCGCGCGGCTGCGGGTCGAGACCGAGCCGAGCGTGATCGAGGTCATCCTGACCACGCTCACCCGCATCGCGGATACGCCAGCGGTCGCCGGACTGGCTGACTGTCTGCGCAGCGAGAACGCCATGCTGCGCAACGCCGCGATCGAGGCGATGCAGCAACTCCCGGACGAGGTTGCGCCACTGATGGAACGCCTGCTCGACGATCCCGACCCCGACGTGCGGATCTTCGCGGTCGATGTCCTTGAATCGCTGCGTCATCCGCAGGTCGAGGAGTGGTTGATCCAAGTCATTACCCAGGATCGGCATGTCAATGTCTGCGCCACGGCGGTCGATCTGCTCGGCGAGGTTGGCACCGCGTCAGCCGTCTCCGCGCTACTGGCGCTCAAGCAGCGTTTTGCCACGGAACCCTATATTCAGTTCGCCGCCGATCTGGCGCTGACGCGGATCGCCGCAGGCTAAACGATGATGCGTCCTGCGTGTGGCGAGCGTT is part of the Thiocystis violascens DSM 198 genome and encodes:
- a CDS encoding HEAT repeat domain-containing protein → MALKKAHQPPTATADERTLPRDLPGLVQALSAPDPLARRWAARDLAEYPESSPTLVARLRVETEPSVIEVILTTLTRIADTPAVAGLADCLRSENAMLRNAAIEAMQQLPDEVAPLMERLLDDPDPDVRIFAVDVLESLRHPQVEEWLIQVITQDRHVNVCATAVDLLGEVGTASAVSALLALKQRFATEPYIQFAADLALTRIAAG